In Magnolia sinica isolate HGM2019 chromosome 12, MsV1, whole genome shotgun sequence, a single genomic region encodes these proteins:
- the LOC131220763 gene encoding uncharacterized protein LOC131220763 isoform X1 has translation MFWRMAGLSTTSPVEFILDKENYTLEELLDEDEIIQECKALNGRLINFLRQRSQVEQLLRYIVEEAPEDAEKRRTFKFPFIACEIFTCEVDIILKALVEDEELMHLLFSFLEPDRSHSSLLAGYFSKVVICLMLRKTAPLMNFVQAHPEIFRQLVDLIGITSIMEVLIRLMGADEHIYSNYMDSKQWLQDSDVLEMILNKFSSSDSPEVHANAAEILCAITRFSPPGLAAKISCPSFVGRLFRHALEDSRPKSVLVHSLSVCISLLDPRRLATAPYHLFRGQMAQGSSATANPETVEGMLESLGDLLKLLDVSSGETVLLTTYGKLQPPLGKHRLKIVEFISVLLTIGSEAAEKELIRLGAIQQILDLFFEYPYNNFLHHHVENIIVSCLESKNGLLIDHLLQDCDLVGKILRAEKHSTLSTDSNKPTMPTEERSPPKIGNIGHLTRISNKLVQLENNNSKIQAHLQENSEWLDWHTNVLLKRNAVENVYQWACGRPTSLQDRTRDSDDDEFRDRDYDVAALANNLSQAFRYGIYSNDGIEEAHGSLERDDEDVYFDDESAEVVISSLRLGDDQDSGSLFTNSNWFAFEDNRVVNERSSGSLSSPSPSMEETGPMGSSSSSDDEVAVGGDDDLVDTAMPSKEPGPGSNLEKVGDGVSDNGVIEELKEDTRPSISSEGNNPPEWVEWRETPDSGDRSDVDLPPAITPNGEVEVEAKDQNCDEMDTDSGGPSPSSCDVAANRGNVDAGGSENPSSEQAGPSDGDPSSDASPPEGAKQDVKKTGGTEGGSDGS, from the exons TCTACGACAAAGATCTCAGGTCGAACAATTGCTTCGATATATTGTGGAAGAAGCTCCTGAGGATGCTGAAAAGAGACGCACTTTCAA GTTCCCATTTATTGCCTGTGAAATATTTACTTGTGAAGTTGATATTATACTCAAAGCATTAGTAGAGGATGAGGAG TTGATGCACTTGCTATTTTCCTTCCTGGAACCTGATCGCTCACATAGTTCATTGCTGGCTGGTTACTTTAGCAAG GTTGTTATATGCTTAATGCTGCGGAAAACAGCCCCTTTGATGAATTTTGTTCAA GCTCATCCCGAAATTTTTCGCCAACTGGTTGATCTGATTGGCATTACGTCCATTATGGAG GTCTTAATACGCCTGATGGGTGCTGATGAACATATTTATTCCAATTATATGGACTCAAAGCAGTGGTTACAAGATTCGGATGTGCTTGAGATGATTCTGAATAAGTTCAGCTCCTCA GATTCTCCTGAAGTACATGCCAATGCAGCAGAAATCCTATGTGCTATAACTCGGTTTTCTCCTCCTGGGCTTGCTGCTAAAATTTCTTGCCCAAG TTTTGTGGGAAGATTATTCCGTCATGCACTGGAAGATTCAAGACCGAAGTCTGTTTTAGTCCACTCATTGTCTGTATGCATATCATTGTTGGATCCTAGGAGATTAGCAACGGCTCCTTATCATTTATTCCGAGGTCAGATGGCTCAGGGATCATCAGCAACTGCTAATCCTGAGACAGTGGAAGGCATGCTGGAAAGCCTTG GTGATTTACTCAAGCTTTTGGATGTTTCTTCTGGTGAGACCGTCTTACTCACCACGTATGGCAAGCTGCAGCCACCTCTTGGGAAACATCGATTGAAG ATTGTAGAGTTCATCTCCGTTTTACTGACAATTGGTAGTGAAGCTGCTGAAAAGGAACTGATTCGACTAGGGGCCATACAACAAATTCTAGATTTGTTTTTTGA GTATCCATACAATAACTTTTTGCATCACCACGTGGAGAACATTATAGTATCTTGCCTGGAGAGCAAGAATGGTCTACTTATTGATCACCTTCTACAAGATTGTGATCTTGTTGGGAAAATTCTTAGAGCAGAAAAACATTCCACATTGTCAACTGATTCAAACAAG CCAACAATGCCCACTGAGGAAAGATCACCTCCCAAAATAGGGAATATCGGACACTTGACACGTATATCTAACAAGCTCGTTCAGCTGGAGAATAACAACAGCAAAATACAGGCACATCTTCAG GAAAACAGCGAGTGGCTTGATTGGCATACAAATGTCCTGCTTAAACGCAATGCAGTTGAAAATGTTTACCAATGGGCCTGCGG GCGGCCAACTTCATTACAGGATCGAACTAGGGACAGTGATGATGATGAGTTCCGAGATAGAGATTACGATGTGGCAGCATTGGCAAATAACTTGAGCCAGGCATTTCGTTATGGCATCTACAGTAATGACGGCATCGAAGAG GCACATGGATCGCTGGAACGAGATGATGAG GATGTCTACTTTGACGATGAATCTGCTGAAGTTGTCATATCTTCTCTCCGTCTGGGTGATGATCAGGACAG TGGCTCTCTCTTCACAAACTCCAACTGGTTTGCTTTCGAGGACAACAGAGTTGTCAACGAGCGCTCGAGCGGCTCACTTTCTTCACCATCTCCTAGCATGGAGGAGACTGGGCCTATgggaagcagcagcagcagcgacgatGAGGTTGCGgttggtggagatgatgatttagtCGACACAGCGATGCCTTCAAAGGAGCCTGGCCCCGGGTCTAACCTGGAGAAGGTTGGAGATGGAGTTTCAGACAATGGCGTAATTGAGGAGTTGAAGGAAGACACCAGACCGTCGATTTCCAGCGAAGGCAACAATCCACCTGAATGGGTTGAATGGAGAGAGACACCGGATTCCGGCGACCGGTCCGATGTGGACCTGCCTCCAGCCATCACACCGAATGGTGAGGTGGAAGTAGAAGCAAAAGATCAGAATTGTGATGAGATGGACACAGATTCAGGTGGTCCTTCCCCATCATCTTGTGATGTGGCAGCAAACAGGGGGAACGTGGATGCCGGTGGCAGCGAGAACCCAAGTTCTGAACAAGCTGGGCCCAGTGATGGTGATCCGAGTTCCGATGCATCACCACCTGAGGGGGCCAAACAAGATGTCAAGAAAACAGGCGGGACTGAAGGCGGAAGTGACGGGAGTTAA
- the LOC131220763 gene encoding uncharacterized protein LOC131220763 isoform X2 — protein MFWRMAGLSTTSPVEFILDKENYTLEELLDEDEIIQECKALNGRLINFLRQRSQVEQLLRYIVEEAPEDAEKRRTFKFPFIACEIFTCEVDIILKALVEDEELMHLLFSFLEPDRSHSSLLAGYFSKAHPEIFRQLVDLIGITSIMEVLIRLMGADEHIYSNYMDSKQWLQDSDVLEMILNKFSSSDSPEVHANAAEILCAITRFSPPGLAAKISCPSFVGRLFRHALEDSRPKSVLVHSLSVCISLLDPRRLATAPYHLFRGQMAQGSSATANPETVEGMLESLGDLLKLLDVSSGETVLLTTYGKLQPPLGKHRLKIVEFISVLLTIGSEAAEKELIRLGAIQQILDLFFEYPYNNFLHHHVENIIVSCLESKNGLLIDHLLQDCDLVGKILRAEKHSTLSTDSNKPTMPTEERSPPKIGNIGHLTRISNKLVQLENNNSKIQAHLQENSEWLDWHTNVLLKRNAVENVYQWACGRPTSLQDRTRDSDDDEFRDRDYDVAALANNLSQAFRYGIYSNDGIEEAHGSLERDDEDVYFDDESAEVVISSLRLGDDQDSGSLFTNSNWFAFEDNRVVNERSSGSLSSPSPSMEETGPMGSSSSSDDEVAVGGDDDLVDTAMPSKEPGPGSNLEKVGDGVSDNGVIEELKEDTRPSISSEGNNPPEWVEWRETPDSGDRSDVDLPPAITPNGEVEVEAKDQNCDEMDTDSGGPSPSSCDVAANRGNVDAGGSENPSSEQAGPSDGDPSSDASPPEGAKQDVKKTGGTEGGSDGS, from the exons TCTACGACAAAGATCTCAGGTCGAACAATTGCTTCGATATATTGTGGAAGAAGCTCCTGAGGATGCTGAAAAGAGACGCACTTTCAA GTTCCCATTTATTGCCTGTGAAATATTTACTTGTGAAGTTGATATTATACTCAAAGCATTAGTAGAGGATGAGGAG TTGATGCACTTGCTATTTTCCTTCCTGGAACCTGATCGCTCACATAGTTCATTGCTGGCTGGTTACTTTAGCAAG GCTCATCCCGAAATTTTTCGCCAACTGGTTGATCTGATTGGCATTACGTCCATTATGGAG GTCTTAATACGCCTGATGGGTGCTGATGAACATATTTATTCCAATTATATGGACTCAAAGCAGTGGTTACAAGATTCGGATGTGCTTGAGATGATTCTGAATAAGTTCAGCTCCTCA GATTCTCCTGAAGTACATGCCAATGCAGCAGAAATCCTATGTGCTATAACTCGGTTTTCTCCTCCTGGGCTTGCTGCTAAAATTTCTTGCCCAAG TTTTGTGGGAAGATTATTCCGTCATGCACTGGAAGATTCAAGACCGAAGTCTGTTTTAGTCCACTCATTGTCTGTATGCATATCATTGTTGGATCCTAGGAGATTAGCAACGGCTCCTTATCATTTATTCCGAGGTCAGATGGCTCAGGGATCATCAGCAACTGCTAATCCTGAGACAGTGGAAGGCATGCTGGAAAGCCTTG GTGATTTACTCAAGCTTTTGGATGTTTCTTCTGGTGAGACCGTCTTACTCACCACGTATGGCAAGCTGCAGCCACCTCTTGGGAAACATCGATTGAAG ATTGTAGAGTTCATCTCCGTTTTACTGACAATTGGTAGTGAAGCTGCTGAAAAGGAACTGATTCGACTAGGGGCCATACAACAAATTCTAGATTTGTTTTTTGA GTATCCATACAATAACTTTTTGCATCACCACGTGGAGAACATTATAGTATCTTGCCTGGAGAGCAAGAATGGTCTACTTATTGATCACCTTCTACAAGATTGTGATCTTGTTGGGAAAATTCTTAGAGCAGAAAAACATTCCACATTGTCAACTGATTCAAACAAG CCAACAATGCCCACTGAGGAAAGATCACCTCCCAAAATAGGGAATATCGGACACTTGACACGTATATCTAACAAGCTCGTTCAGCTGGAGAATAACAACAGCAAAATACAGGCACATCTTCAG GAAAACAGCGAGTGGCTTGATTGGCATACAAATGTCCTGCTTAAACGCAATGCAGTTGAAAATGTTTACCAATGGGCCTGCGG GCGGCCAACTTCATTACAGGATCGAACTAGGGACAGTGATGATGATGAGTTCCGAGATAGAGATTACGATGTGGCAGCATTGGCAAATAACTTGAGCCAGGCATTTCGTTATGGCATCTACAGTAATGACGGCATCGAAGAG GCACATGGATCGCTGGAACGAGATGATGAG GATGTCTACTTTGACGATGAATCTGCTGAAGTTGTCATATCTTCTCTCCGTCTGGGTGATGATCAGGACAG TGGCTCTCTCTTCACAAACTCCAACTGGTTTGCTTTCGAGGACAACAGAGTTGTCAACGAGCGCTCGAGCGGCTCACTTTCTTCACCATCTCCTAGCATGGAGGAGACTGGGCCTATgggaagcagcagcagcagcgacgatGAGGTTGCGgttggtggagatgatgatttagtCGACACAGCGATGCCTTCAAAGGAGCCTGGCCCCGGGTCTAACCTGGAGAAGGTTGGAGATGGAGTTTCAGACAATGGCGTAATTGAGGAGTTGAAGGAAGACACCAGACCGTCGATTTCCAGCGAAGGCAACAATCCACCTGAATGGGTTGAATGGAGAGAGACACCGGATTCCGGCGACCGGTCCGATGTGGACCTGCCTCCAGCCATCACACCGAATGGTGAGGTGGAAGTAGAAGCAAAAGATCAGAATTGTGATGAGATGGACACAGATTCAGGTGGTCCTTCCCCATCATCTTGTGATGTGGCAGCAAACAGGGGGAACGTGGATGCCGGTGGCAGCGAGAACCCAAGTTCTGAACAAGCTGGGCCCAGTGATGGTGATCCGAGTTCCGATGCATCACCACCTGAGGGGGCCAAACAAGATGTCAAGAAAACAGGCGGGACTGAAGGCGGAAGTGACGGGAGTTAA